In Candidatus Eremiobacterota bacterium, one DNA window encodes the following:
- a CDS encoding glycoside hydrolase family 15 protein, translating to MSRPIEDYALIGDTRTAALVSRDGCIDWLCLPRFDSGACFAALVGDEENGMWSLRPQGHANAISRAYREDSLVLESHYELEDGGRVRVVDAMLPGSDVPRVVRLVTGEAGRVAMRSQMRIRFDYGQVVPWIHRASGTVVAVAGPDAVAQYADVPLRGEGLSTVAEFWVGPGERVGFELAYFPSYDPQPGPSDVLTALRRTDIFWREWARTCRYDGPWRDIVVRSLLTLKALTDARTGAVLAAPTTSLPEELGGVRNWDYRYCWLRDAAFVLVALLNAGYEEEAFAWRAWLLRAVAGNPEKLQILYGPRGERRLPEFEAPWLKGYADSRPVRIGNAAAEQLQLDVYGEVADVMHLSHRAGLPPDPDEWALSKAVVEAVEARWSEPDRGLWEVRGPCRHFVHSKVLAWVALDRAINAIERFGLEGPLDRWRALRAQIHEDVCTKGYDPKRETFTQSYGSVELDAATLLIPLVGFLPPDDKRVIGTVRAIERELVSDGFVRRYTQPSAETDGLPPGEGAFYACGFWLADNYVLQNRRKDAKALFERLIGTANDVGLLSEEYDCGNKRLLGNFPQAFSHVGLVNTAYNLASEKKPADQRRGEAAVTKPA from the coding sequence ATGTCTCGACCGATCGAAGATTACGCGCTCATCGGCGACACCCGCACGGCGGCGCTCGTCAGCCGCGACGGCTGCATCGACTGGCTGTGCCTCCCACGGTTCGACTCGGGCGCGTGCTTCGCGGCGCTCGTCGGCGACGAGGAGAACGGGATGTGGAGCCTGCGCCCGCAAGGCCACGCGAACGCGATCAGCCGTGCGTACCGCGAGGACAGCCTGGTCCTGGAGAGCCACTACGAGCTCGAGGACGGCGGCCGCGTGCGGGTGGTCGACGCGATGCTGCCGGGCAGCGACGTGCCGCGCGTCGTGCGGCTGGTGACCGGCGAGGCGGGGCGGGTCGCGATGCGCTCGCAGATGCGCATTCGCTTCGACTACGGGCAGGTCGTGCCGTGGATCCACCGCGCCTCCGGGACCGTCGTGGCGGTCGCCGGGCCCGACGCCGTCGCGCAGTACGCGGACGTCCCGCTGCGCGGCGAGGGGCTCTCGACGGTAGCCGAGTTCTGGGTCGGCCCCGGCGAGCGGGTCGGCTTCGAGCTGGCCTACTTCCCCTCGTACGACCCGCAGCCCGGACCCTCCGACGTCCTCACCGCGCTGCGGCGCACCGACATCTTTTGGCGCGAGTGGGCGCGCACGTGCCGCTACGACGGCCCGTGGCGCGACATCGTCGTCCGCTCGCTGCTCACGCTCAAGGCGCTGACCGACGCGCGGACCGGGGCGGTCCTCGCCGCGCCGACGACCTCGCTCCCCGAAGAGCTCGGCGGGGTGCGCAACTGGGACTACCGCTACTGCTGGCTGCGCGACGCCGCGTTCGTGCTGGTCGCGCTGCTGAACGCCGGCTACGAGGAAGAGGCGTTCGCGTGGCGCGCGTGGCTGCTGCGCGCGGTCGCCGGCAACCCCGAGAAGCTGCAGATTCTGTACGGCCCGCGCGGCGAGCGGCGGCTCCCCGAGTTCGAGGCGCCGTGGCTGAAAGGCTACGCGGACTCGCGCCCGGTGCGGATCGGGAACGCCGCCGCCGAGCAGCTCCAGCTCGACGTCTACGGCGAGGTCGCCGACGTGATGCACCTCTCGCACCGCGCCGGTTTACCGCCGGACCCCGACGAGTGGGCGCTTTCGAAAGCGGTCGTCGAGGCGGTCGAAGCGCGCTGGTCGGAACCCGACCGCGGCTTGTGGGAAGTGCGCGGGCCGTGTCGGCATTTCGTCCATTCGAAGGTGCTGGCGTGGGTGGCGCTCGACCGCGCGATCAACGCCATCGAACGCTTCGGCTTGGAAGGTCCGCTCGATCGGTGGCGCGCGCTGCGCGCGCAGATTCACGAAGACGTCTGCACGAAGGGATACGACCCCAAACGCGAGACGTTCACGCAGTCGTACGGTTCGGTCGAGCTGGACGCGGCGACGTTGCTGATCCCGCTGGTCGGCTTTCTGCCGCCCGACGACAAGCGCGTGATCGGCACCGTGCGCGCGATCGAGCGCGAGCTCGTCTCCGACGGCTTCGTGCGCCGCTACACGCAGCCGTCGGCCGAGACCGACGGCTTGCCGCCCGGCGAGGGCGCGTTCTATGCTTGCGGCTTCTGGCTCGCCGACAACTACGTCTTGCAGAATCGCCGCAAGGACGCCAAAGCGCTCTTCGAACGGCTGATCGGGACCGCCAACGACGTCGGTCTTCTCTCGGAAGAGTACGACTGCGGGAACAAACGGCTGTTAGGCAACTTTCCGCAGGCGTTTTCGCACGTCGGCCTGGTGAACACCGCCTACAACCTCGCGAGCGAGAAGAAACCGGCCGACCAGCGCCGCGGCGAAGCGGCGGTCACCAAACCGGCGTAG